From Stigmatopora nigra isolate UIUO_SnigA chromosome 5, RoL_Snig_1.1, whole genome shotgun sequence, a single genomic window includes:
- the slc10a4 gene encoding sodium/bile acid cotransporter 4, giving the protein MQADESMAELAPAPSPGLTVALTLGLTSAPDPTDPGDVLGLVPAFWDSPLSHGVNVFVGLVLCFTMLGLGCTVDVGQLGQQLRRPVGVLLAVLCQFVIMPLVAFLLALAFSLDDVAAVAVLLCGCCPGGNLSNIMSLLVHGEMNLSIIMTISSTLLALVLMPLCLWIYSRAWINTPVVSLLPFGAIILTLCSTLIPIGLGVVLRYRYTRLADKVLKASLWSLLVTLLLLFILTAATLGPELLSAIPPSVYAVALLMPMCGYAAGYGLATLFELPPNCRRAVSLETGCQNVQLCTAILKLAFPPQLMGAMYMFPLLYALFQAAEAGVFILAYRAYRRRVLGKEEPPDRRGGEDTDITYRRFQDGDDDDDDFVGSYGAVTVSDPNTIMLEPCPPDPTPV; this is encoded by the exons ATGCAGGCGGACGAGAGCATGGCGGAATTGGCCCCAGCTCCGAGTCCAGGTCTGACTGTGGCTCTTACTCTGGGTCTTACCTCAGCTCCGGACCCGACGGACCCCGGCGACGTCCTCGGGCTAGTGCCCGCCTTCTGGGACTCCCCGCTGAGCCACGGCGTCAACGTCTTTGTGGGACTGGTGCTGTGTTTCACCATGCTGGGTTTGGGCTGTACGGTGGACGTGGGGCAGTTGGGTCAGCAGCTCCGGCGCCCCGTCGGGGTGCTTTTGGCTGTTCTGTGCCAGTTTGTTATCATGCCCCTGGTGGCCTTCTTGCTGGCCTTGGCCTTCTCGCTGGACGACGTGGCTGCCGTGGCCGTGCTTCTGTGCGGCTGCTGTCCCGGGGGGAACTTGTCCAACATCATGTCGCTGCTGGTGCACGGGGAGATGAACCTCAG CATCATCATGACCATTTCGTCCACCCTGCTGGCTCTGGTCCTCATGCCGCTGTGCCTGTGGATCTACAGCCGAGCTTGGATCAACACGCCGGTGGTCAGCCTGCTACCCTTTGGCGCCATCATCCTCACACTATGCAGCACGCTCATCCCTATCGGGCTGGGCGTCGTGCTACGCTACCGCTACACGCGCCTGGCCGACAAGGTCTTAAAG GCTTCCTTGTGGTCCCTGCTGGTGACCCTGCTGCTTCTCTTCATCTTAACGGCGGCCACGCTGGGCCCCGAGTTGCTATCGGCCATCCCGCCGTCCGTGTACGCCGTAGCCCTACTCATGCCCATGTGCGGCTACGCGGCGGGCTACGGGCTGGCCACGCTCTTCGAGCTGCCGCCCAACTGCCGGCGCGCCGTCTCGCTGGAGACGGGCTGCCAGAACGTACAGCTGTGCACCGCTATCCTCAAGCTAGCCTTCCCGCCGCAGCTAATGGGCGCCATGTACATGTTCCCGCTGCTCTACGCGCTCTTCCAGGCGGCCGAGGCCGGCGTCTTCATTCTGGCGTACCGCGCCTACCGCCGCCGGGTGCTGGGCAAGGAGGAGCCGCCCGACCGGCGGGGCGGCGAGGACACGGACATTACGTACCGCCGCTTTCAGGATggcgacgacgatgatgacgatttTGTCGGCTCGTACGGTGCCGTGACCGTCAGCGACCCCAACACTATTATGTTGGAGCCCTGCCCCCCGGACCCCACGCCTGTTTGA
- the zar1 gene encoding zygote arrest protein 1 → MATYGDEPVDRYFYSATNRSPYAGRYRPWKSKSSYLSHYGDASEAFNNQQRAQLKSILSQINPKLTPRLRKANTKDVAVQVNPKQDASAQCSLGPRTLVAMKRDFRRKKTSESSAVSTPSGSPKGGVRYPRTLALYSPVAYRNITCFVAEEQEEERGEVQVQAAEAEALVGEAAVDDDQGDEDHNGPEEAPVEPIELEEPPKNVDKEAAIEKASKGQARVRFQFLEQKYGYYHCRECNLRWESAYVWCVQGTNKVYFKQYCRKCQKQFNPYRVEDITCHTCNKARCCCTLPQRHVDPKRPHRQDLCGRCKGKRLSCDSTFSFKYII, encoded by the exons atggcaacATACGGCGACGAACCAGTCGATCGCTATTTCTATTCCGCTACCAACCGTAGCCCGTACGCGGGCAGATACCGGCCGTGGAAGTCAAAAAGTAGTTACCTGTCCCACTATGGCGATGCTTCAGAGGCCTTCAACAACCAGCAACGGGCCCAGCTCAAGTCCATCCTTTCCCAGATCAACCCCAAGTTGACGCCGAGGCTCCGTAAGGCCAACACCAAAGATGTGGCCGTGCAGGTGAACCCCAAGCAGGACGCCTCGGCGCAGTGCTCCCTCGGGCCGCGAACCCTCGTCGCCATGAAGCGGGACTTTCGACGTAAGAAGACCTCCGAGAGTTCTGCCGTCTCCACCCCGAGTGGAAGCCCCAAGGGGGGCGTCCGGTATCCGCGAACCCTGGCGCTCTACTCGCCCGTCGCCTACCGGAACATCACCTGCTTTGTGGCGGAGGAGCAGGAAGAGGAGCGAGGGGAGGTCCAAGTTCAGGCCGCGGAGGCGGAGGCCCTGGTGGGGGAGGCGGCCGTGGACGACGACCAAGGCGACGAAGACCACAACGGCCCGGAAGAGGCCCCGGTTGAGCCGATCGAATTGGAAGAACCACCGAAGAACGTGGACAAGGAGGCCGCCATAGAGAAGGCGTCCAAGGGCCAAGCAAGAGTGCGGTTCCAG TTTCTGGAGCAAAAGTATGGCTATTACCACTGCCGTGAATGCAACCTGAGATGGGAGAGTGCTTACGTGTGGTGCGTTCAGGGTACCAACAAG GTTTACTTCAAGCAATACTGCAGAAAATGCCAAAAGCAGTTCAACCCATACCGCGTGGAGGACATCACCTGTCAC ACTTGCAACAAAGCCCGTTGTTGTTGCACCTTGCCCCAACGCCACGTGGACCCCAAGCGTCCACACAGGCAGGATTTGTGCGGCCGCTGCAAAGGCAAGCGACTGTCCTGCGACAGCACCTTCAGCTTCAAGTACATCATTTGA